A single window of Gossypium hirsutum isolate 1008001.06 chromosome A10, Gossypium_hirsutum_v2.1, whole genome shotgun sequence DNA harbors:
- the LOC107896970 gene encoding protein CMSS1 produces the protein MGSGKPEKTQKPGRTPKPFGPNNPKSQSKFKKKTNTKNTANRQIKTKTTSVTGNNKNNQPSQPASPSQQLRYFLSQFESANGVQLSSLELESIKDSCFLDVSQELGQDVMKLEKHIKEAFGAKWKEELCEGKHIEGKIEAGSPAVLVVAPSALRSIELLRGMRTLTKECHAVKLFSKHMKIDEQVSLLMNRVNIASGTPSRIKKLIDIEALGLSRLSVLLLDIHTDVKGYSLLTLPQVRDEFWDLYKNYFHQQLVKGDLRICLYGPIPNGNEFKGKSVELADGDREQLDS, from the exons ATGGGGAGTGGGAAACCGGAGAAAACTCAGAAACCTGGCCGAACCCCTAAACCCTTCGGCCCTAACAATCCCAAatcccaatccaagttcaagaagaAGACAAACACCAAGAACACAGCCAACCGCCAAATCAAAACCAAAACTACCTCTGTTACTGGCAACAACAAGAACAACCAACCGTCGCAGCCGGCATCTCCGTCGCAGCAGCTTCGTTATTTTCTTAGCCAGTTTGAGTCCGCCAATGGTGTCCAACTCTCTTCTCTCGAATTGGAATCAATTAAAG ATAGTTGTTTTTTGGATGTCTCTCAAGAGTTGGGTCAAGATGTAATGAAGCTAGAAAAACATATAAAGGAAGCTTTTGGTGCCAAATGGAAAGAAGAGCTTTGTGAAGGGAAGCACATTGAAGGGAAAATTGAAGCAGGAAGTCCTGCTGTTCTTGTTGTTGCTCCTTCAGCTTTACGATCTATTGAACTTTTAAG GGGCATGCGCACATTGACTAAAGAATGCCATGCTGTAAAGCTGTTTTCAAAGCACATGAAGATTGATGAACAG GTATCTTTATTGATGAACAGAGTTAACATTGCTAGTGGCACTCCAAGTAG AATCAAAAAGTTGATTGACATTGAAGCATTGGGACTTTCACGTTTATCAGTGCTTCTGCTTGATATTCACACAGATGTCAAAGGCTATTCCTTGCTTACACTTCCCCAAGTCAG GGATGAGTTCTGGGACTTGTACAAGAACTACTTCCACCAGCAACTTGTTAAAGGCGATCTGCGCATCTGTCTTTATGGTCCAATTCCAAATGGTAATGAatttaagggcaaaagtgtagaATTAGCTGATGGAGATAGAGAACAGCTAGATTCATAA